AAGGTTAATTTTGTTCCAGAAGTGTATAAACCCTTGAGCGAAAAGGTTATCATACCTAGAGGCTACAGCATTAATAGCCAAAAATTATCGACAGCAATAACTTTGGATTTGTCGTGGATGTCACCATTGCATATTCCGATGTTGCTGCAGGCACAGATAAGATGAAAGAGAAATTGAGGGGCACATACGGTATTCCCGTGGTGTCATAACATTTCCATCTCCGTTAATagcggcgattcaataatcgccaTCGCGGCCGTAAAAAGGGAATCGATCGAACGGTTGAGATTGATACAACCATTTGACCCAATGTGTAAGGCGACCCACTGCTATAGGACACGTGTCGGTCCCACAGTAcctgctttttttttaacaaacttttatatatataatataataatataaatatatatatatatatatacatattatattagATAAAGAAGTAGAGTGGAAATTAAAGAGAGGAGACTCAGAGGAGTCAGCTTAAGCAGAAAAATTCTCAGAAGAGAGTTccattgttgcatgcatgcaGATAGATGCAGGGGGAGCGTCAACGGATTGTTGACGCTGCTCCGCAATTCCGCATTCGAAAATGGAGCCGCACACGGCCCTTTGCAATGCAAATGCAACATTGATCGACTGGAGAAAAATTCAAAGCAGTGAAATCACTTCAGcagttaattaatttcaaaattaaaacacATAGAGCATATATAGagaggttttctttttcttaacaaaaaaagaaaaaaagaaaaaaaaaaaaaaaaaagaagcagcaTTTCATTGGGAACTGCTTTGGACATCAGAGTTGTCGACTTAAAAACACACAGACAGACGCGCACAGAAGCAATCACAAATTGGAAAGCaacaaacaattaattaatcacGCACACCGGCCGATCCGTTCTTCGATCCACCTATACTATATATCGTCGTCGGCTTTACTAGCACATCTAGCACAGCTCCTCCATCGTCGACCTGCGCACCCGGCCcctaatatcatatatatatatatataattattattattttttttccttctaacacactcttttaattaattgattttaaTAAGAGGAAGGAAGAGGAAcgaaggaaggaaggaaggaaatATATATGGTGCAGGTACTAATAGGTAGGTAGGTAGGTAGCTAGTAGTTCCTGGGGTGGACCATGGCGAGAAGGGGCTGGTTCATGACGACGGTGAACTCGACCTTGTCCTTGAAGTCGATGGGGGGCTGCGAGGGGTGGGCGCGCCACTCGAAGGCCTGGACCATGCGGGCGATCATGAGGGCGATGTGCGTGGTGCCCATGCCGAGGCCGGGGCAGATCCTGCGGCCGGCGCCGAAGGGGATCATCCGGATGCCCGAGGAGCCGGTCATGTCGCCGGTCTCGCCGCCGGTGAGGAAGCGGTCGGGGTCGAAGTCGGTGGGGCGGTCCCAGAGCTTGGGGTCCTCGGATATGGAGGGGAGGAAGATCTCGAGGTTGGCGTCGGGGGGCACGTCGTAGCCGCCGAGCTGGGCGAGCTGGACGGCGGCGTGGGTGAGGGAGAAGTAGGTCGGGGGGTGCTTGCGGAGCAGCTCCTTCACGAAGGCCTGCAGGTAGGGCATGCCCTCCGTGTCGCGCTCGTCCACGGGCCGCTGCCCGCCCACGCGCTCCGCGATCTCCGCCTGCAGCCGCGCCTGGATGCTCGGGTTGTCGATGATGCGCGCCGCCGCCCACTCGATGGCCGTCGCCGTCGTGTCCGTGCCCCCGTTGATGAACTCCGAGCACAGCGTCACCAGCTCCTCCTCCGTCGGCGGGCCCTCGCGCCCCTCCACCCGCAGCTCCAGCAGCGAGTCCAGGTACGAGaacgccgccgcccccgcccccgcgtCAGAGCACCTGCCCGTCGCCGCCCTCTCCCGGagcgccgcccgccgccgctcgATCAGCGGCCGCAGCGTCGCCACCTGCTCCCGCCGCACCGCCAGCACCTGCAGCTCATCGATCCGATTCGATTGGTATAACTAATTATTATAACAATTGTGATAGGTAGGGAACGgaacggcacggcacggcacatGTACGGTAGTACCTTGGCCTGCTGGCGGGCGTACAAGGGGCGGAGGAAGGGGAGGTAGTCGTCCATGCGGGCGCCGACGGAGAGGAGGACGCGCTTCATGACGGCGTCGACGCGCAGGACGTGGTCCTCGTCCAGGTCCAGCAGGCCGAAGGTCATGGCCAGCAGGATGCAGAACACCGCGAAGCGCGCGTTCCGGAGCACCCACACCGACGCCCcgtccgccgacgccgccgcctccgcgcgCATGCGCTCCACGAAGCGGTCCATGGCCCGGTTCCGCGTGGGCCGGAACTCGCGCAGCCGCGTCGTCGACAGCATCCCCGACACCATGTTGCGCCGCAGGGACCGCCACTCCGCCCCGTACACCGCCGAGTTCACCGTGAACTTGTTCGAGCTGAAGATGTTGCGGGTCGTGTTCTCCGCCGGCCGGCTCGCGAACTGGGTCCCCTTCACCACCAGCGCCTCGTGCACCAGCTCGCCGCTGCTCACCACGATCAGCGTGCGCACCCCCATGCGCAGCGTCAGGATCGGCCCGTACGTGCGCCGCAGGTCTCGTATGTAGTGTATGAACAGCTTCCCAGAAAACGCCACCTACATACGTACACATacgtgtatatatacatacatacatatgcaaATATGCAGACAGACCGGAGACAGACCAAAACCAATAACTTATAcatataagaataagaatatccAATTTATTAACCTGAAAGAGGTTGCCCACGATGGGCCAACCTGGGGGGCCAGGAGGGAGGTTGAGGCCCTTGTAGCGGCGGTTGTATCGGACGATCCATATGGTCAAGAGGGATACCAATGTCGCTAGGAGGAGCGTGAAAATAAGTTGGATGGGGGAActcacggcggcggcggcggtaatGGAGAGGAGGGAATTAGCCATGGTGTTGCGTGGCGGCAgcggtggagagagagaaagaaagaaagagaattgtAGACTTGTAGTTAGTTAGTAGCAGTGAAGGGGGAGGGGGGAGTAGTGCATGCATGAACatgatgtgtgtgtgtgggtgtgacaaataaataagaaagcGGGGCTGGAAAAAACGGTTGGGAGTGGGGAGGATTAAATTCGGGGTCGCCAGCTGCTAGCCACCGGCCTCCGACAGTCCGAGGGTGAAGGTGGGGGGCGGCgattaatgtaaaattttatcaacaGTAAACAGTAAAGAGTAAACAGTAAACAGTAAAATACTGAATGACCAACACAAACGGATACAGAGACCGGCTCGACAGCTACTTCAAAGAAATTTAAGGAAAAATTAAGAGTACATTTTAGAGAACCCACAGCAGTACTTAAAACGAAAAATTATTATGGCTCCACTTATTGCGTGCTAACTACAAGTGGCTACTGCTAGATCTGTGGCCTACCTCTTCTTAACTTTTCCTCAATTtctactatattatttattttgtcaatgaattataataaattcactAATTCtttctaagagagagagagagagagagagagagagagagaggcgttgGGCCGAGTGTAATTGAGCAGGAAAGAAATACAATCGGCAGATGACGTCAGGAAAGGAGTGAGAtacaaaaactaaataaataaataggaaCGTATATTTTACACTACCGACCGTCTCGAGCGCAACTGACaaaaagatttgatggttggtatccgagatccaagattaaattctagttgattcatatttccaactaaatttatttttaaataaaataaacgaagcgggcagCATGCtgcctttctctaaaaaaaaacgtACATTTTACACTTATTTGATTCAAAAGTTTATAAAACCGTTTGGATATTTTAGTATTTGAAAAAACAATGGTCTAAATCTCTTAATTAGGCTGTATTTGgtttgagaactaaattttgaaaaataattttttttgttcttgacAATAAGAAATATTCCGATATAAGTTATAACAAGTTATAAATtgcatttaaatattatttatttatttatagagaATATTTTTGATAGTGTTTTAATGTTTATATTGAAAATAGGTGTTTATGTTTATGTTGGAAGGCGAACGGATTGTTCCTGAAACAATCCATTAAGCCCAAAACAACAAAttccccttcttctttttttttttttctatttggatACCCTTCAACCGAAAACAGCCTTAAAAACTTGAATGTAGGATTTATACTTGTATGCTATAGATGTGCAAATATCATTgctaagaaaatattaatagtgGCCCAAAGCATTTATGGCGTAGTAGTCCTTTTTAGTTCGAGAATTTAATAGACCCAACGTTCTTCTAGAAAGGATGAACGAACACCTCCAGGCTCCAGCTTGCACGGAATAATAATCTGCTCAAGGATGCGTCCTAATTCCTCAACCACGATTTAATAACTACACTCTAGAGACTAagcctttttctcttctttttttttttattttcctactAATTGATTCTCTAATAAAAGATCGAGTTGGGTTGCACATGCATgcattaagattttttttctctgtatGGAATGATCACATTTGCCATCCATTTTACAGCGGAATAGCAGAACGCATTTGGCCATCTATTTGCTATctgatctaacaggtgaaatACGCTTTGCCATCTGATGAATAGTCGGACAGTATCGCATGCAGAAAAATTTTGTGTACAAAATTAATAGTACAAAGTGCGTACGTGCTCTTAGAGTAACCATTACTGTGTAAACTTTAAAGTGCGTGCCCGATAACGAAATGCTAAATACTAGATTTCTTATCATTCCCAGTCCAGTCTCAGGTAGTTCTACGGCGCTGCAGCTGGTGTTATGTCCTACGAGAGCATCCTTACCTTGATTAGTAGCCGCtgttccagccattcatttatTAAAGGgtttaattgcatacacgtccctataaatatagtgaactATAGATATACTCCTacaaagctcaactttcataagttattcctacaaaaatcctaatgtattcagatatatccctgccgtTAGATTCCGTTAGAGAAATTTCGTTAATcacagttaaaatatttaaccatagTTAATTACTAACGTGAATTGACAGGTTTATCTTTCGccctcttcatcttcctcttctgcTTGTTGAAATGGCCGTCATCGTTGTCGCCGGCGAGGAAGGAGGCGCGGCGGGCGATCGCAGTGGAGAAGGAAGACGCCGGGAGTCGAGGAGCTCCGCCGCAGAGGCGCCgggggagaaggaggaggaggggagcgCGGTTTTGAGGACGAGGTGGAGCGGGGCGCAGGGCGAGTGTGGCGCGAGGCGGAGGACACGGCGTGCGGGGCCAGAggagttggcggcggcggcggcgcggggctGGCGCCGCAGCATCTACGCAGCAAAGCCGAGGTTGGGGTCGGCGGCGGAGCGCGCTGCCTTGACGCGGCGGAGCGCTGCGTCGAAGGGGATCGTGTGGCGCCACGTGAGGTAGACAACGACGATGGCCGCAGAGCGCAATAGGCCCCGGACGCAGTGGACGAGGGCGcaaccccctccccctccccctccccctccactGCCGCCACCGCGGGGGTCCTCGAGGAAGTTGAAGGCGTCATAGAGGACGGAGGAGCATCGTCCCGCCCGTCCGGCCCCACGTGGTTCCGATCACTACGCCTCCTTCCGCTCCAAGCGCTGGATCGTCGTCGCCCGCACCAAGGCCGCCTTGTCGTCGCCGACTCCCGCATCCTTGCCAGCATCGGCCGCACCTTCGCCTTCCGCCTCGCTGCAACGGGCCTCACCCTCGTCCTTATCGGCCGCATCTCTGACAGGCTCCGCGACATcgccactgccgccgccgcccgctccGACAGCCTgtgaaggaagagaaagaggaaaaagaatatatttgtgagggcatttCTGCAAAATACTAGCTAAAGCGtttgaagggacatatttgtgagggtaaaatgtcatttcacgaatttactgttaaaaaataaacagctctttaacggatcctaaccaaaggtacatatctgaatacattaggacttttgcagggatatattaTAAAAGTTgagttttgcaggaatatatctgtaattcaccATGTTTACAAaaacgtgtatgcaattaaccctttattTAATGGTAAAACTGTGTGGAGACCCCTCGACTATATAGCATTTTAAAGTACACCCCTagttaaacaattttttttttttttaatgtcaaTCACATTGCCTTTTATTGGCTACATAAACTCCTCACTTTTGGACGTATCATTTTAAGCTTGGTTGACTTAATCCGCACTCAGCTAGCGGCTACATGTGGACAGAAGTAGAAGATCTCTACGTCGAAATAATGAtgattgaatgaaaaaaattaatgagggTCTCCATCAAAGTAATTTTTTACGGAAACCAATTACCAAATGAAGTATCCCTTAAATGCAAACAGGAAAAATATGTTGTAGCTGAATATTTTAGCCACGTTTAATGGTGTTCTATTAAGAAGATATATAAAACGGAATAGTGCGGATGGAATAAATTAATGAGACCTTAAATTGCGCTTCTAATTGCACCACCCCCACATGACCATATTGAAGTAAAAGACACAAATTGTTGGCCCCATTCATCCATTAAATCAATTACCCTTAGCAAATTATATGTAAACCAGTACCTGTTGcttcttttcctttattttcAGAGGAGGTGCACATCATCATCATGTACCATACACTAATTAATGAGAGTGAAGTCCCAAGGAGGAGGATACGTACTAGCTAGTTACTGTAGTAGGTAAAGAGCAATGTCATATCCGCAACATTTTTGCTGATTCGCATTATGTTGATTAGATAATACTCATAGATACCTAACCACACACATCTCTTGGAAGTTTTGACATTTATgtgagagatttttatttttatttttatttttattttaaaaaaatctgctTAGAATCGTTGTCCTCTCTTCTACATCCATTTAAACCTCTTATCTGAGTAGTCAAATCCAACACCACAACAGTTTGATACTGATGATTTGACAAAGTAAAGTTATATTACCATAGTAATCTTAAATATGGGCATATCAGATTATTTATATTACATATCCATCCGGATTtctatcaataataataaataaataatatttgctATCTACTTTCCAACCCTTTAAATTAATACTATTCTATCTATCATTACTGAACCCTAGTCAATCAAGAGCTAAAAGGCAGATAGTAAACGTTAGCACTATTCTTTTGCTATAAATAACATTCTCACTCCACTCTAATTATATCTAGTCATATTTAATAAACTAGTACATGGGAAAAAGAAGTATTAACA
This DNA window, taken from Ananas comosus cultivar F153 linkage group 21, ASM154086v1, whole genome shotgun sequence, encodes the following:
- the LOC109726681 gene encoding cytochrome P450 77A4-like, with the translated sequence MANSLLSITAAAAVSSPIQLIFTLLLATLVSLLTIWIVRYNRRYKGLNLPPGPPGWPIVGNLFQVAFSGKLFIHYIRDLRRTYGPILTLRMGVRTLIVVSSGELVHEALVVKGTQFASRPAENTTRNIFSSNKFTVNSAVYGAEWRSLRRNMVSGMLSTTRLREFRPTRNRAMDRFVERMRAEAAASADGASVWVLRNARFAVFCILLAMTFGLLDLDEDHVLRVDAVMKRVLLSVGARMDDYLPFLRPLYARQQAKVLAVRREQVATLRPLIERRRAALRERAATGRCSDAGAGAAAFSYLDSLLELRVEGREGPPTEEELVTLCSEFINGGTDTTATAIEWAAARIIDNPSIQARLQAEIAERVGGQRPVDERDTEGMPYLQAFVKELLRKHPPTYFSLTHAAVQLAQLGGYDVPPDANLEIFLPSISEDPKLWDRPTDFDPDRFLTGGETGDMTGSSGIRMIPFGAGRRICPGLGMGTTHIALMIARMVQAFEWRAHPSQPPIDFKDKVEFTVVMNQPLLAMVHPRNY